The sequence below is a genomic window from Terriglobia bacterium.
TTGTTGGCCGATGCCTGCCGCAATAGACGCGTATATCCCGCGGTCAGCGCGTTCGGTCCGACCCAGAGCTCCCGCGGGCGAAAGCCGCTGATGATGGTCGCCATGCCGCCGAGATGGTCGGAGTGCGCGTGCGTGAGCACGGCGGCGTCCAGGCGCGTGATGCCGCGCCACCACAGGTAGGGCGCGATCACGTCTTCCCCGAAATCGAATTCCGAGACGGAGGGGCCGAGCGCACCGGCGGAGTCCACCACCAACGTCTTGCCCTCGGGCGTCACCACCAGCGTGCAATCGGCCTGGCCGACGTCGATGGCGGTAATCTCCAGCACGCCCGGCACAAGCTGTGGCTTGCGCGGAACGAGGATGAGCACAAGTGCGGATAGCAGGAGCGCGGCAAGGCCGGCGCCGGCGAGCGCGCGGCGACGTTGTCGCAGCGACCACACGCAGACGACGAACGCGCACACGGCACACACGGCCGCCAACCATGTGGGCGGCGGCACGCGCCAATCCGCCGCCCTCAAGCCGCCCAGGACTCGTATGGAGCCGGTGATGCCGTCCAGCGCCCAGGCGGTGACCATGACGGCAGGTTTCGCCAGTGCGGGCGAGACGTACGACAGCCCCAGCGCCGCCACTGCGGCGGGCATCAGCACGCCGGTGAGCGGGACTACCACCGCATTCGCCGGCAGGCCGACAACGGTGGCGCGGTGGAAATACACAATCATGGGCAGCGTCAGCGCGAACTGCGCGACGATGGAGATCAGCAGGATTTCGCAGGCCGCGACCAGCGTCTGCGGGATTCCGATCACAACCACATGAGCGACCCAGCCGCCGGTGAGCTTCGCCAGCCGCTGGCGCAACAGGCGCAGGTCGAGCCGAAACTGCGCCATGCGCGGCGGCATGGTGAGGTCGCGGCCGGTTTCGTCCAGTCCGCTGAGAGCGCGCCGGTATGCTTCCGAGGTCCGGCGGAGCAGCGGCACGCCGATGCCCGCGATCGCCAGCACCGCGCCGAAGGTCAGTTGAAAACTGGCATCGAACAGTGAACGTGGATCGAGCGCCAGCAGCACCAGCGCCGCGGTGCCCACCGCATTGAGCGCCGCGCGGTCGCGATAGAGCAAGCGCGTGCCGAGATAAACCGTGAGCATGAAGACGGCACGCAGGATGGGCGCGCCGAGATCCGCGATGTAGGCGTACCCAATCGACATGACGACCGTCGTTGCCGACGAGATCACTTCACTCACGCGCAGCCGCCGCAGCACCCAGAAAATCACGAACGCCAGGATGCTGACGTTCATGCCCGACACCACCAGGATGTGGTAGACGCCGGTGCGCTGGAACGCCATGCGCGTGTCGCGGTGGATGGAGGCGGTATCACCGATGAGCATGGCGTCAATCAGCGCCGCGCGCGGCGGGTCCCATAGCGCATGCACGTGCGCAAGAATGCTGCGGTGGGCGCGGCTCGCCCAATCGCCCCAGCGCGTGCCACTGAAGCCGGGGAGCAGCTCGATGCGGTCCGCTCTTACCGACGCCAGGCTTGTGATACCGCGTCCCGCCAGATACCCGCGGTAGTCCCACGCGCCGGGATTGCCGAAATTGCGCGGCTCCCTCAGCCGCGCCGTGAAGCGCAGCCGCTCGCCATAAGTAAATTGGTGGTGAGCCGAAGTCTCGGGCGCGTCGCTGTCTTCGTTTTCATCGCGCGAGTAGATGGTCAGGCGCATCCCGGCATGAACGGCAGCTTGTGGCACACGCGCCCCCGCGTGTGTGTCTTCCGCCGGCGCGATTTCCTCCGTCTCGATCTCCACGATCTGCCGCCGGTCGCCTCCGAGCACGCGAACCACACCGTCGCGGACGACATGCGCGGTAATGTTCACTTCCGAACCGTCGAGGTAAGGCGCGATTTGCTGGCCGCGAATGGAATCTGAGAATTCGGCATTGCGCGCCTCACCGGCGAGGCAACCGAGCGCCACGACGGCACACAACGCCGCGCCCATGGCTGTCGTCGAGTTCTTCCGGCGGAACACCAGCGCTGCAGCAACCAGGACGAAACAGGCAACCGCCCACCACATCGGCGGACGCCATACGCGCGAGGCAAGCAGGATACCGGCGGTAAAGGCGGTGGCGGCCAGCAGCGCGGGCGCTCGCTCGTGCGGCGGCGGGTTGGCAAGTTGCGGAAGCATCGCCTGAACCGCTGATTATCAGGGGAAAACATCCGCCGCAGCCGAGAACTTATCGCTCCAGCCGGACAACAGTTTCGATATGGAACGTCTGGGGGAAGAGATCGAGGAGGTGAATCTGGCGCATGCTATACCCGGCTTGCGTCAGCACGCGCAGGTCGCGCGCCAGCGTTGCCGGGTCGCAGGAGACATACGTAATTTGCGGCGCTTTGAGCCCGGCGAGAACCAACGCGACTTTCTCGCCCAGGCCGCCGCGCGGCGGATCCACGATCACGTAGTCGAAACGGGTTTCGGCTGGCACCTGCGCCAGAAACTTCTGCACGTCAACCCGGTAGCCGGTCGCGTTCGAGGGCGAGTTCACCTGCAAGTCGTGAAATGAGCAGTCTGCCGACTCCACCGCCGCCACCTGCCGGAAATTCTGTGACAGCGGCAGCGAGAACAGCCCCACGCCCGCATAGAGGTCGAGGGCAAAGCCGCCGCTGCAATCCGCGCTGACCAGCGCCACCATTTCGTCGATCAGGAAACGGTTGGTCTGAAAGAACGATCCGGCGCTGACCCGGTAATTGGCGTGGCGCGTGCGGTACACCAGGAAGTCGCCGCCAAAGTCCGCGGCCATGTCTTTCGGAACATCAATCCGAACCACGCTTGCGTTGGCCGCCGGCTGAAATGGAACCACGCCCACCGCCGCGGGAAATTCATGGCGCAATTCACGGGCAAAGTCCGCCACGGCGCGAAGGTCTGGCGAGTGCTGCGGCGCAAGCGTCACCTCCAGCAGCAGCTCGGAATCTTCGGCGTTGGCGAAGAACTCGATTTCCGTCACCCCGGCCGGAACTTTTCCCGCTTCGCCAAGATTCCATATCGTGGCCAGCGCGCGATTGATCAGGGGCGAGCTGATCGGGCACTGGCGCACCGGCAGCAGCGCGTGCGAGGCGAAGCGGTTGTAGCCGACAACGAATTCGGGTTCGGTGCGGACGCGCATGCGCGTGCGGTTGCGATAGTTCCATGGCTGCGAGGGATGGACGTTGATGTCGTTGTCAAACTCCAGTTTGGCGAGCCGGCGCAGAGTTTCGCGCACGATGCCGGCCTTGATTTGCAGTTGATGTTCGTACGACGCGTGCTGGTACTGGCATCCGCCACACTGGCCGAAATGCGGGCAGCCGGGCTCGATGCGTTCCGCCGCAGGCTGCAGCACGCGGTTCAGCCGCGCGCGCGCAAATCCGGGCTTCTCGTCTTTTAGTGTGGCGTCCACCCGCTCGCCGGGGAGGACGAACGGCACAAACACGGCTTTGCCTTTGCCGCGTTCGGGGTCCCCGCGAAGGCCGCCTTTGCCGCCGCGGGGTGGTCGTTCCTCAGCGGGCAGATGCGCCAAGCCATCGCCGCCGTAGATCAGTTTTTCGATGGTGAGTTCCAAGAGTCTGATTATACGGGCCGGTCAGATTCACCACGGGAACAAGGAAGCATGTGCGGCTCATTTAGTAATTTCGTAAGTTGGTAATTTGGTGATTTGCAGTGCTCGTTAGCGAACCTCAATTACTAAATTACCCAATTACCAAATTACAAAATTCTCGGCTCACTGCA
It includes:
- a CDS encoding ComEC/Rec2 family competence protein, giving the protein MLPQLANPPPHERAPALLAATAFTAGILLASRVWRPPMWWAVACFVLVAAALVFRRKNSTTAMGAALCAVVALGCLAGEARNAEFSDSIRGQQIAPYLDGSEVNITAHVVRDGVVRVLGGDRRQIVEIETEEIAPAEDTHAGARVPQAAVHAGMRLTIYSRDENEDSDAPETSAHHQFTYGERLRFTARLREPRNFGNPGAWDYRGYLAGRGITSLASVRADRIELLPGFSGTRWGDWASRAHRSILAHVHALWDPPRAALIDAMLIGDTASIHRDTRMAFQRTGVYHILVVSGMNVSILAFVIFWVLRRLRVSEVISSATTVVMSIGYAYIADLGAPILRAVFMLTVYLGTRLLYRDRAALNAVGTAALVLLALDPRSLFDASFQLTFGAVLAIAGIGVPLLRRTSEAYRRALSGLDETGRDLTMPPRMAQFRLDLRLLRQRLAKLTGGWVAHVVVIGIPQTLVAACEILLISIVAQFALTLPMIVYFHRATVVGLPANAVVVPLTGVLMPAAVAALGLSYVSPALAKPAVMVTAWALDGITGSIRVLGGLRAADWRVPPPTWLAAVCAVCAFVVCVWSLRQRRRALAGAGLAALLLSALVLILVPRKPQLVPGVLEITAIDVGQADCTLVVTPEGKTLVVDSAGALGPSVSEFDFGEDVIAPYLWWRGITRLDAAVLTHAHSDHLGGMATIISGFRPRELWVGPNALTAGYTRLLRQASANNVAVIRRYAGDKIVFGGATFEVLSPPRDWKVAARVRNNDSLVLKIVYRNSAALLPADAERKIERALVEQAPLPRAELLKVGHNGSLTSSAPEFLDTVRPRFAFISVGYRNAFHHPRPEVLELLAERHIVTFRTDTLGAVGFYLDGEGVRPVLPLHSPN
- the rlmD gene encoding 23S rRNA (uracil(1939)-C(5))-methyltransferase RlmD; translation: MELTIEKLIYGGDGLAHLPAEERPPRGGKGGLRGDPERGKGKAVFVPFVLPGERVDATLKDEKPGFARARLNRVLQPAAERIEPGCPHFGQCGGCQYQHASYEHQLQIKAGIVRETLRRLAKLEFDNDINVHPSQPWNYRNRTRMRVRTEPEFVVGYNRFASHALLPVRQCPISSPLINRALATIWNLGEAGKVPAGVTEIEFFANAEDSELLLEVTLAPQHSPDLRAVADFARELRHEFPAAVGVVPFQPAANASVVRIDVPKDMAADFGGDFLVYRTRHANYRVSAGSFFQTNRFLIDEMVALVSADCSGGFALDLYAGVGLFSLPLSQNFRQVAAVESADCSFHDLQVNSPSNATGYRVDVQKFLAQVPAETRFDYVIVDPPRGGLGEKVALVLAGLKAPQITYVSCDPATLARDLRVLTQAGYSMRQIHLLDLFPQTFHIETVVRLER